In Candidatus Epulonipiscium viviparus, one DNA window encodes the following:
- a CDS encoding GGDEF domain-containing protein: MVNQQIIPVFIFVFMLQNSLFYCILARLMVFKYNKIVIILIAAISVVLEMQVLTLLPHCSVVAYGLMTLCYCVITIICFEGSIFKKFVWGISIPIHIFSIIAVAAAIRSLALGQPLKYIFMDDNILLGFSAYVAIVCIIVLMILLNIVSNEIYALMMLPIEKVKIFLAIEVCILIGLISNTYVYELEYFAKSILLQQIILGVMWIVLFYMGLLIMIGIQKSSNKQRDLTQNLKAQQIYKNILHRKSDIVIEVDCNAKTMLSYTENGVPVALAVGQKYEQARNVLMKRVQRDDEKYFQAMTEIEYMKNVFIEGNNKYSFEYRTNIFETIRWQHGEVNITLIDKTIKAIILINDITLEKELEFKAQRDVMTGLYNKVIVEKLVSEHLCEYADGVLFMIDIDNFKAVNDNLGHEIGDKVIKDVSKKLNSIFIEEDIIGRFGGDEFVVFVKKIEDEKNNIYNIAEKINKAIATTYCDEYNKVKISASIGISKVTPELRNYKDLYISADYAMYKTKKKGKDGFTIYSGEELNGEYEKK, from the coding sequence ATGGTAAATCAACAAATAATACCGGTTTTTATTTTTGTATTTATGCTACAAAATAGTTTATTTTACTGTATATTAGCACGGTTAATGGTCTTTAAGTACAATAAAATAGTTATAATATTAATAGCAGCAATCAGTGTTGTATTAGAAATGCAAGTATTAACATTATTGCCACATTGTTCTGTTGTAGCATATGGATTAATGACGCTGTGCTATTGTGTAATAACTATTATTTGTTTTGAGGGATCCATTTTTAAAAAATTTGTATGGGGGATAAGCATACCAATTCATATATTTTCAATTATAGCTGTAGCTGCAGCAATAAGGAGCTTGGCATTAGGTCAACCGTTAAAGTATATTTTTATGGATGATAATATCTTATTAGGGTTTAGTGCATATGTAGCAATAGTGTGTATAATAGTTTTGATGATACTATTAAATATAGTATCAAATGAGATATATGCATTGATGATGCTGCCAATCGAAAAGGTAAAAATATTTTTGGCTATAGAAGTATGTATATTGATAGGGTTAATCAGCAATACATATGTATATGAATTAGAGTATTTTGCAAAGTCAATATTATTACAGCAAATTATATTGGGAGTAATGTGGATTGTACTATTTTATATGGGTCTTTTGATAATGATAGGTATCCAAAAGAGTAGTAATAAGCAACGCGACTTGACGCAAAATTTAAAAGCACAACAGATATATAAAAACATATTGCACAGAAAATCTGATATCGTAATAGAGGTAGATTGTAATGCCAAAACAATGTTAAGCTATACAGAAAATGGAGTACCAGTGGCATTAGCGGTAGGGCAAAAATATGAGCAAGCGCGCAATGTGCTAATGAAGAGAGTTCAGCGCGATGATGAAAAATATTTTCAAGCTATGACAGAAATAGAATATATGAAAAACGTATTTATAGAAGGAAATAATAAATATAGCTTTGAGTACAGGACAAATATATTTGAGACAATACGATGGCAACATGGAGAAGTTAACATAACATTAATAGATAAAACTATAAAAGCCATTATTTTGATAAATGATATTACGCTAGAAAAAGAACTAGAATTTAAGGCTCAGCGAGATGTAATGACTGGATTATATAATAAAGTTATTGTTGAGAAGCTGGTTTCGGAGCATTTGTGTGAGTATGCAGATGGAGTGTTATTTATGATTGACATAGATAATTTTAAAGCTGTTAATGATAATTTGGGACATGAAATTGGAGATAAAGTGATTAAAGATGTTTCTAAAAAATTAAACAGCATATTTATTGAAGAAGATATTATTGGAAGATTTGGAGGAGATGAATTTGTAGTATTTGTTAAAAAAATAGAAGACGAAAAAAATAATATATACAATATTGCTGAAAAAATCAATAAAGCTATAGCAACAACATACTGCGATGAATACAATAAAGTGAAAATATCAGCAAGTATTGGAATTTCCAAAGTAACACCAGAGTTAAGAAATTATAAAGATTTATATATAAGCGCCGATTATGCTATGTATAAAACTAAGAAAAAAGGAAAGGATGGATTTACCATATATTCTGGTGAAGAGCTGAATGGTGAATATGAAAAAAAATAG
- a CDS encoding serine hydrolase domain-containing protein produces MTHFITILIIITLLPHCIFAATASQYANLLVSNLGADNVQYAVMQNDKIISAGVSGTSVNIDTLYPIASISKMYTTAAIMLLIDQNQVQLDMPIIHYIENFKMQDPRYKDITVRMLLNHSSGLLGGSLSNSLFYDDALKFSKKDLLDRLATERLKSTPGEFSVYCNDGYALLEILIEDVSGMTFSSFLQRYFFEPLKITNTHFATDDAIANAVSAYHKLYLGTMTSDVAELYNYFGVGGILATAQDVCKFMNIYLNPGILSYQAIETTKYPEYLRGIWHSNSNSNFAFGLGWDNVNLDPFYDAGIQVFLKNGDLIGAHGTVIVIPQIDAIVCVLSTGSHALYTQMIATQIVNDLLVDAGIKINFSIDSPITSTLAYAPENLLKYSGVYANFYTDYTLAVSTDGTLTITSNQTELPAETLYYQGNGIFASKNMLYTAEFIEESNNQTYLETNTVFDIGLIPLWQAQYELVRLNPSITLPQYEQAWQNRLGNEYYLVDEYFSSILYTTHPSFQLPTTSSLEGFFGHYKIIDASNAINTVQIPQNNGRDISDLFIEVIDDIEYLHTNGSTYISENDIATMNNLRSYEVEIEKDNFSQWFFIEVDPNYPGIDISITGNGAFGLYNSFGECVYNSYLEFHEGTISLSGVEKIMFAGEPNTKFYINW; encoded by the coding sequence ATGACACATTTTATTACAATTTTAATAATAATTACACTACTACCCCATTGTATTTTTGCAGCAACGGCGTCGCAATACGCTAATCTTTTGGTTTCTAACTTAGGTGCCGACAATGTTCAGTATGCAGTAATGCAAAACGATAAAATTATTTCAGCCGGAGTTTCTGGAACTTCTGTTAATATAGATACACTCTACCCAATTGCTTCTATTAGCAAAATGTATACTACTGCAGCCATTATGCTACTTATTGACCAAAATCAAGTTCAACTAGATATGCCAATTATACATTATATAGAAAACTTTAAAATGCAAGATCCTCGGTATAAAGATATTACAGTTCGGATGTTATTAAATCATTCTTCTGGACTTTTGGGGGGCTCTCTATCAAACTCGCTTTTCTATGACGATGCACTAAAATTTAGCAAAAAAGATTTGCTAGATAGATTAGCAACTGAGCGCCTAAAGTCCACACCTGGCGAATTTTCAGTATATTGTAACGACGGCTATGCCCTGCTCGAAATATTGATAGAAGACGTATCTGGAATGACATTTAGCAGCTTCTTGCAGCGCTATTTTTTTGAACCCCTAAAAATTACAAATACACACTTCGCAACAGACGATGCGATAGCCAACGCGGTCTCTGCATATCATAAACTATATCTGGGAACCATGACATCAGATGTTGCTGAGCTTTATAATTATTTTGGTGTAGGCGGAATTTTGGCCACTGCTCAAGATGTATGCAAATTTATGAATATATATCTAAATCCTGGAATATTAAGCTATCAAGCCATAGAAACTACAAAATATCCAGAATATTTACGAGGGATTTGGCACTCCAATTCTAACTCAAATTTTGCATTTGGATTGGGCTGGGACAACGTAAACCTAGATCCTTTTTATGACGCAGGCATTCAAGTTTTTCTTAAAAATGGTGATTTAATTGGTGCGCACGGAACCGTAATTGTCATTCCGCAAATCGATGCCATAGTTTGCGTACTCTCAACCGGAAGCCATGCGTTATATACTCAGATGATCGCAACACAAATAGTAAACGATTTATTGGTAGATGCTGGTATAAAAATTAATTTTTCAATTGATTCACCCATCACTTCTACGCTTGCATACGCTCCCGAAAACCTCTTAAAATATAGTGGTGTATACGCAAATTTTTATACTGACTACACTTTGGCGGTTTCAACTGACGGTACATTAACTATAACCTCCAATCAAACAGAGCTTCCCGCCGAAACGTTATATTATCAGGGCAACGGTATCTTTGCGTCGAAAAATATGCTATACACAGCAGAATTTATAGAAGAGTCTAATAACCAAACCTATCTAGAAACTAATACCGTTTTTGACATCGGGCTCATACCTTTATGGCAAGCTCAATACGAACTCGTTCGACTTAATCCGTCTATCACACTTCCTCAATATGAACAGGCCTGGCAAAATAGACTAGGCAATGAGTATTATCTTGTGGATGAATATTTTTCTTCTATATTGTATACTACACACCCAAGTTTTCAGCTGCCCACAACTTCTTCACTTGAAGGTTTTTTTGGACACTACAAAATCATTGACGCTTCTAATGCTATTAACACAGTTCAAATCCCTCAAAACAACGGGCGAGATATTTCAGATCTATTCATCGAAGTTATAGATGACATCGAGTATCTTCATACCAATGGCAGCACTTATATTAGCGAAAACGATATTGCGACAATGAATAATTTACGAAGTTATGAAGTTGAAATTGAGAAAGATAATTTCTCTCAATGGTTTTTTATAGAAGTTGATCCTAATTATCCTGGTATCGATATATCAATAACGGGCAATGGAGCATTTGGTTTATACAATAGTTTTGGCGAATGCGTCTATAATTCTTATCTCGAGTTTCACGAAGGCACCATCAGCCTTTCTGGAGTCGAAAAAATTATGTTTGCAGGCGAACCAAATACTAAATTTTATATAAATTGGTAA
- a CDS encoding DUF2225 domain-containing protein, which produces MALFKDFSKFGLENLANLTLVDKPSNSSSSNLNELTEADLIYQRKVHCPICNKDFHSSAIKSGKNQLKNIDEDLRTHYSIVDPMLYDVISCPCGHTALNASFATLLPTQRAAVRTKICPNYFPIPIEEVRSINYALDLYQLALAECLIRNGKNIEKAVLCLRISWLYHDLKQLDDETEFIKNAYECFKLSLDTDNYPALGFDFHKSVYTTSVLSYKISDYSTSLRLLSSLIIDVGVHPKLKDRAIELKTKINKFHK; this is translated from the coding sequence ATGGCATTATTTAAAGATTTTTCAAAATTTGGACTTGAAAATTTGGCTAATTTAACATTAGTGGATAAGCCCTCTAATTCTTCATCATCTAATCTTAATGAACTTACTGAAGCAGATTTAATCTATCAGCGCAAGGTCCACTGTCCCATTTGTAACAAAGATTTTCATTCTAGTGCTATAAAATCTGGCAAAAATCAATTAAAAAATATTGATGAAGATTTGCGTACACATTATAGCATAGTTGATCCAATGCTTTATGATGTTATCAGCTGCCCTTGTGGGCATACAGCACTAAATGCATCTTTTGCTACTCTTTTACCAACCCAGCGAGCTGCAGTGCGGACCAAAATTTGCCCAAATTATTTTCCTATTCCTATCGAAGAAGTTCGAAGCATAAACTATGCCTTAGATTTATACCAACTTGCATTGGCAGAATGTTTAATTAGGAATGGCAAAAATATAGAAAAAGCTGTTTTATGTTTAAGAATATCTTGGCTATACCACGATCTCAAGCAACTTGATGACGAAACAGAGTTTATCAAAAACGCATATGAATGCTTCAAGTTATCGTTAGATACCGATAATTATCCTGCATTAGGTTTTGATTTTCATAAATCTGTATACACAACATCAGTGCTATCCTATAAAATTTCAGATTATAGTACTTCCTTACGCCTATTGAGTTCTCTCATAATTGATGTTGGTGTTCATCCTAAATTAAAGGATCGCGCCATAGAGCTAAAAACTAAAATTAATAAATTCCACAAATAG
- a CDS encoding DUF2508 family protein encodes MKEKTLTETQRKEELSLKQQVGDVQKDLATTLHKFENTTEPDLLDYYTYAYKANQIKHSYLLNRLKQLYYS; translated from the coding sequence ATGAAAGAAAAAACATTAACCGAAACGCAACGTAAAGAAGAATTATCATTGAAACAACAAGTTGGTGATGTCCAAAAAGACTTAGCTACCACATTGCATAAATTTGAAAATACCACTGAACCTGATTTGCTCGATTACTACACATATGCTTATAAAGCAAACCAAATAAAACACAGCTATTTACTAAATCGTTTAAAACAGTTATACTACAGCTAA
- a CDS encoding flagellin — translation MKINYNIPALKVVNILNKANEAQSSSMERLSSGLQISSSKDDPAGMAISLKMRAQLDSLAQASRNSSDAISLIQTAESSLSSAHEITKRIREVAVQSANETYTDADREKIQIEVDELIKELDRLSNETDFNQHKILSGDKELADSGFQITQTGKYNGLQAQYSISLDMPTSGDKFTIDGQPFEFYDSSVSTTLTDPAAIGLDLQGDWKKDLSYASLPNFHIDPTGADLVLTAKNPGSSANTNPINVTNNSIATKQITQGIDSKEYATYEIVLPSINSGTSDPEPHKFQAGSGFTIDGVVFEFYDPEDYDNGEYDGAGVGVPTTKEDGSYLLDFDLALIVRAQEYPNFNLDAVNMGTSYDPMVLTAKNSGIAGDYLAGYDGGFVDLKLSVQTGSEANQLTQIDIASSKPDTLGLTSKTPIYGFTDYLILNDDPLTAANEDRYGISLLTMEDSQFALGAVDRAIAEISSRRAYLGATQNRLEYTVKNISNNSVNLDGARSRIQDTDMAKEMVLFTKDGILSQAANAMLAQANQRPQQVFQLLQS, via the coding sequence ATGAAAATTAACTATAACATACCTGCACTAAAAGTCGTTAATATACTCAACAAAGCCAACGAAGCACAATCTAGCTCTATGGAAAGACTTTCTTCGGGATTACAAATTAGCTCATCTAAAGACGATCCCGCAGGAATGGCGATTTCACTTAAAATGCGCGCGCAACTTGACTCACTAGCTCAGGCAAGCCGCAATAGCTCAGATGCGATCTCATTAATTCAAACAGCAGAAAGCTCTCTAAGCTCTGCACATGAAATTACCAAGCGCATCCGCGAAGTTGCTGTTCAATCTGCAAACGAAACATACACCGATGCCGACCGCGAAAAGATCCAAATTGAAGTTGATGAGCTTATTAAAGAATTAGACAGACTTAGCAATGAAACCGACTTTAATCAGCATAAAATTTTATCCGGGGACAAAGAGCTTGCTGATAGCGGTTTTCAAATTACTCAAACCGGCAAATATAACGGCCTACAAGCCCAATACTCTATCAGCCTCGATATGCCTACTTCTGGCGATAAATTTACTATCGATGGTCAACCGTTTGAATTTTATGATAGTTCAGTATCGACTACCCTTACTGACCCTGCAGCTATCGGATTAGATTTGCAAGGTGATTGGAAAAAAGATCTGTCCTATGCAAGCTTACCAAATTTTCACATAGATCCCACAGGCGCAGATCTCGTTCTCACAGCAAAAAATCCAGGATCTTCGGCAAATACAAATCCCATTAATGTCACAAATAACTCTATTGCGACCAAGCAAATCACCCAGGGTATTGATAGTAAAGAATATGCCACATACGAAATTGTGTTGCCAAGCATCAACAGCGGAACTTCTGATCCAGAGCCTCATAAATTTCAGGCAGGCTCAGGATTTACTATTGATGGCGTAGTGTTTGAATTTTATGACCCCGAAGATTATGATAACGGAGAATACGACGGTGCCGGTGTCGGAGTTCCTACAACTAAAGAAGATGGCTCATATTTATTAGACTTTGACTTAGCATTAATAGTTAGAGCGCAAGAGTATCCGAATTTTAATCTCGACGCTGTCAATATGGGTACTTCATATGACCCAATGGTTCTTACCGCAAAGAATTCCGGAATTGCCGGAGACTATCTTGCCGGCTATGATGGTGGATTTGTTGATTTAAAACTTTCCGTTCAAACCGGCTCCGAAGCAAATCAGCTAACCCAAATAGATATCGCATCATCCAAGCCAGATACTTTGGGACTTACTAGCAAAACTCCAATATATGGATTTACAGATTACCTTATCTTAAACGATGATCCTCTTACTGCAGCAAACGAAGATCGCTACGGAATTTCATTGCTTACTATGGAAGATTCACAATTTGCATTAGGTGCAGTCGATAGAGCAATTGCTGAAATTTCATCGCGAAGAGCATATCTTGGTGCTACTCAAAATCGTCTCGAATACACTGTCAAAAATATTAGTAACAACTCTGTAAATCTCGACGGTGCCCGATCCAGAATTCAAGATACAGATATGGCAAAAGAAATGGTACTATTCACTAAGGACGGCATACTCTCTCAGGCCGCTAATGCTATGCTCGCACAAGCAAATCAGCGTCCGCAACAAGTGTTTCAATTACTCCAAAGTTAA
- a CDS encoding DUF6240 domain-containing protein — protein sequence MIENISNTKIAQYTYFTMPSAAPQPETSDPYYPTAASDDLTTLYTETYTEKDFEKLVAPTVDQDKVVALSSSGVNVDDIPLNEYEFFVADTKISNDENAIADKIRRLKEHTDGMYKTAMHDDIITINSLYIGSYSQANNTSFVGDSATTEKVLNLNNLPVTAGNTWAAEKLMSIGEDVCATNVAKMQNIYSAVEMMDLPDPDDDASIVEKANEILIKDNKMLYTEMDMQEIVDTLTAVSDTDIEQAIIAGEAITFHSLAARVKAPISHETKGAIHANISRISTTNATTTTNSITTNRTPVTATPNADSTRISPFASSSVSSSDAVTDAGSTNADATTTTNTSPATDSASTTVSQQSNEATKSLVFESNVAAKVKEIRSQINTIRANLTLQAARNISERLPLESTELSKIALELTAQRNKQVETALDNINLDVAHKQSTVETLGVVTRMKYNNDASLFIQIQSDEAATLADFDHILSKYEEQALTPQAYLGESINTVKSQIAGVLAANNIEVTPLSIQAATALVANNDEITLDELNSTMIIAAKMTAFFDEMTPEIVASMIKEGINPYTQSIDESLAFAAHKKIPAMQKSVAASIVALEEKGQINESQKQELIGMFQILNSISKNKDAVIGYINKNELSLNMANLQAAVKHATTASTGIDASIDNLFGEIEGFKIAADTAKKRMDTAHISNKKLANLAKIIQNSQLTDLNTPDLASKVSSTIFPFVKAAVKKELGKFTDYDTLPDSFKEKLDVAKHVAPEVIDMLAEKEIPVTINNIYLMHKFINEPKEFSAALAKEEFFPESFEELEQELAAASDQAEETASDAMSNGDTATYDQNRNLHEMTTFLQKLNQTGNSFELPITINGVAKMVNLYINNDTHDQDTLNAAISYDTKNLGTVTANVRIANDTVKYEITTSSDDATNRLQAGDSALVKMIESLGYSVTQAVFTSLAESVTAETAIVADDSLINLVV from the coding sequence ATGATAGAAAATATTTCTAATACAAAGATTGCGCAATACACATATTTTACCATGCCATCTGCTGCGCCACAACCCGAAACATCAGATCCCTATTATCCTACGGCAGCTTCAGATGATCTAACTACTCTTTATACCGAAACTTATACCGAAAAAGATTTCGAAAAACTTGTTGCACCTACAGTTGATCAAGATAAAGTTGTTGCACTATCATCGTCTGGCGTTAATGTTGATGATATTCCGCTTAACGAGTACGAATTTTTTGTTGCGGATACCAAAATTTCGAACGACGAAAATGCCATCGCCGATAAAATACGCCGTCTAAAAGAGCATACAGATGGAATGTATAAAACTGCGATGCATGACGACATAATAACTATAAACTCTCTATACATCGGAAGTTATAGTCAGGCAAATAACACTTCCTTTGTTGGGGATTCTGCGACCACCGAAAAAGTACTCAACTTAAATAATCTTCCGGTTACAGCAGGAAACACCTGGGCCGCCGAAAAGCTTATGTCCATTGGTGAAGATGTCTGCGCGACTAACGTTGCCAAGATGCAAAATATTTATAGTGCCGTTGAGATGATGGACCTTCCAGATCCAGATGATGATGCCTCTATTGTTGAAAAGGCAAACGAAATTCTTATCAAAGACAATAAGATGCTCTACACCGAGATGGATATGCAAGAAATTGTTGATACTTTAACTGCTGTGTCTGATACCGACATCGAGCAGGCTATTATTGCAGGGGAGGCTATCACATTTCATTCACTAGCCGCTCGTGTTAAAGCACCTATTTCTCACGAAACAAAAGGAGCTATACATGCAAATATATCACGAATATCTACAACAAATGCAACAACTACTACAAATTCAATTACAACAAATCGAACGCCTGTTACAGCAACACCAAATGCAGATTCAACAAGAATATCACCTTTCGCAAGCTCTTCAGTATCCTCATCAGATGCAGTTACTGACGCTGGTTCAACAAACGCAGATGCTACAACTACAACAAATACGTCGCCTGCAACAGACTCAGCATCAACTACAGTTTCTCAACAAAGCAATGAGGCTACAAAAAGTTTAGTTTTTGAATCCAATGTTGCGGCAAAAGTTAAAGAAATTCGTTCACAAATCAATACCATTCGTGCCAATCTCACTTTACAAGCTGCGCGAAATATCAGCGAGCGTTTACCTCTTGAGAGTACCGAGCTCTCCAAAATCGCTTTAGAACTTACTGCACAACGAAATAAGCAAGTTGAAACTGCACTAGATAATATTAACCTAGACGTTGCTCATAAACAATCTACGGTAGAAACTCTGGGTGTAGTTACGCGAATGAAATATAACAACGATGCTTCACTATTCATTCAGATTCAATCAGATGAAGCTGCAACATTGGCAGATTTTGATCACATACTCTCCAAATACGAAGAACAGGCTCTCACACCTCAAGCATATTTGGGTGAAAGTATCAATACCGTTAAATCACAAATAGCAGGTGTCTTGGCTGCTAATAATATAGAAGTTACACCTCTATCTATTCAGGCGGCAACGGCTCTTGTTGCTAACAATGACGAAATCACACTAGATGAACTAAACTCCACTATGATCATTGCAGCTAAGATGACCGCTTTCTTTGATGAAATGACCCCAGAAATTGTTGCATCTATGATCAAAGAGGGCATCAATCCTTATACCCAATCAATTGATGAGTCTCTCGCTTTTGCTGCCCATAAAAAAATTCCCGCAATGCAAAAGAGCGTCGCCGCCTCTATCGTTGCTCTCGAGGAAAAGGGCCAAATAAATGAGTCTCAAAAGCAAGAGCTTATCGGAATGTTTCAAATTTTAAATTCTATCTCAAAAAACAAAGATGCCGTGATAGGATATATCAACAAAAACGAGCTATCTCTCAATATGGCCAATTTGCAAGCAGCTGTCAAACATGCCACGACTGCATCTACGGGTATTGATGCATCTATAGATAATTTGTTTGGAGAGATCGAGGGCTTCAAAATAGCTGCAGATACAGCAAAAAAACGTATGGATACCGCTCATATTTCCAACAAAAAACTTGCTAATCTTGCAAAAATTATACAAAATAGCCAATTAACTGATCTCAACACTCCAGACCTTGCGTCAAAAGTATCAAGTACTATTTTCCCTTTTGTAAAAGCTGCGGTCAAAAAAGAGCTTGGCAAATTTACAGATTATGATACGCTTCCTGATAGCTTTAAAGAAAAACTCGATGTTGCCAAACATGTCGCACCGGAAGTTATCGATATGCTTGCGGAAAAAGAAATTCCAGTAACCATCAACAACATCTATTTGATGCATAAATTTATTAATGAACCCAAAGAATTTAGCGCTGCACTTGCAAAGGAAGAATTTTTCCCCGAAAGCTTCGAAGAGCTAGAGCAAGAACTAGCCGCCGCTTCTGATCAAGCCGAAGAAACCGCATCCGATGCAATGTCCAATGGCGACACTGCTACATATGATCAAAATAGAAATCTACACGAAATGACTACCTTTTTGCAAAAATTAAATCAGACGGGTAATTCATTTGAGCTCCCCATTACCATAAATGGTGTTGCCAAAATGGTAAATTTATACATCAACAATGATACACATGACCAAGATACCCTAAACGCGGCAATCAGCTACGATACCAAAAACCTCGGCACCGTTACGGCCAATGTGCGTATAGCAAACGATACAGTAAAATACGAAATCACTACCTCTTCTGATGACGCAACCAACAGACTTCAAGCCGGCGATTCGGCGCTAGTAAAGATGATCGAATCCCTGGGATACTCTGTTACTCAAGCAGTATTTACTTCACTTGCAGAATCAGTTACTGCCGAAACAGCTATTGTCGCAGATGATTCCTTAATCAATTTAGTGGTCTAG
- a CDS encoding HlyC/CorC family transporter: MEEVIAQTGLTSASWIQIGIVAILIVGSAFFSMSETALMSVSKIDARHMVSQNIKGAKLVQKLIDEPKKLLGAILVGNNLVNIGATSLSTVLATDIFGSAGAGIATGVMTVLVLIFGEVTPKSIAAQNPQKVAVIVAPVIGLVVTVLSPIVKIIMALSNILIKLVAGSADSSNAFMTEEKLRTILTVSHEEGVIEAVEKEMITNVFDFGDSFAKDIMIPRTDMVAIDVDATYDEIIQLYKEYQFSRMPVFEESHDNIVGMIYIKDLLLQQFNQDNFNIKNVLREPYFVHEFKRTAELLKELRQKKIVMAFVVDEYGGTSGLLTLEDLVEEIVGELEDEYDIINENFVAVGENEYIVDGSSKISDFNDRLGLKIESSEYDSVGGYLIGLLDKFPHDGEVIETDDITFIVEEAYNNRINTIRVIIKPEAIEAQNANNENEED, encoded by the coding sequence ATGGAAGAAGTGATAGCGCAAACGGGATTGACATCAGCTTCGTGGATACAAATAGGAATCGTGGCAATATTGATAGTGGGTTCTGCATTTTTTTCTATGTCAGAAACAGCGCTTATGTCAGTTAGTAAAATAGATGCAAGACATATGGTATCACAAAATATTAAAGGAGCGAAGCTAGTTCAAAAATTAATAGATGAGCCCAAAAAATTATTGGGAGCAATACTGGTGGGAAATAATTTAGTAAATATAGGAGCGACATCGCTGTCAACGGTGCTGGCGACAGATATTTTTGGGAGCGCAGGTGCGGGAATAGCAACAGGAGTGATGACCGTATTGGTGTTAATCTTTGGGGAGGTAACGCCAAAATCGATTGCAGCACAAAATCCGCAAAAAGTTGCAGTAATAGTGGCGCCAGTTATTGGACTGGTAGTAACAGTTCTTTCTCCTATAGTAAAAATTATAATGGCACTATCAAATATTTTAATTAAACTTGTTGCAGGGTCGGCAGATAGCTCGAATGCATTTATGACAGAAGAAAAGTTGAGAACCATTTTAACAGTAAGTCACGAAGAAGGCGTAATAGAAGCAGTGGAAAAAGAAATGATTACAAATGTATTTGATTTTGGGGATTCATTTGCAAAGGACATTATGATTCCAAGGACGGATATGGTAGCGATCGACGTAGATGCTACATACGATGAAATTATTCAATTGTACAAGGAGTATCAATTTTCTAGAATGCCAGTATTTGAAGAAAGCCACGACAATATTGTTGGAATGATTTATATCAAAGATTTGTTGCTGCAGCAGTTTAATCAGGACAATTTCAATATAAAAAATGTGTTGCGCGAGCCATATTTTGTGCATGAATTCAAAAGAACAGCAGAGTTGCTGAAAGAACTTCGTCAAAAGAAGATAGTGATGGCATTTGTGGTAGATGAGTATGGGGGCACATCAGGGCTTTTAACATTAGAAGACTTGGTGGAAGAGATAGTGGGAGAATTGGAAGACGAGTATGATATTATTAACGAGAACTTTGTTGCAGTGGGAGAAAATGAATATATAGTAGATGGCAGTTCGAAAATTTCGGATTTTAATGATAGATTGGGATTAAAAATAGAATCAAGCGAGTATGATTCGGTGGGAGGATATTTAATTGGGTTACTAGATAAATTTCCACATGATGGGGAGGTAATAGAAACCGATGACATTACATTTATTGTGGAAGAGGCATATAATAACAGGATTAATACAATTCGTGTTATAATTAAACCAGAAGCAATAGAAGCCCAAAATGCAAACAACGAAAATGAGGAGGATTAA